A window of Coregonus clupeaformis isolate EN_2021a chromosome 28, ASM2061545v1, whole genome shotgun sequence contains these coding sequences:
- the LOC121542724 gene encoding growth hormone secretagogue receptor type 1-like codes for MDVSVLGSGSGCSEDCGVGSGCLEDCGNQSDRTDWEPDFSGAELVCVTAVCVLLLALGITGNMLTILVVWLRPHLRSTTYLYLSSMAISDLLILLLMPLDLYYKLWRFRPWDLGDTVCKLSVFVSESCTYSSILHITALSLERYLAVCRPLTAKTLVTRTRVRTLIGCLWVVAVISAGPVFAMVGVEELGGGEGESECRCTDYAVSSGLLGAMMWLSNLYFLVPLGILGVVYSLIGRKLWLRPQRSSRDRAQRHTIKMLGMIVLAFVLCWLPFHVGRTLFSVTLGSSADMYYVSQYFNLVSFVLFYLSAAVNPILYNTMSARYRHAVRSLLRSHTHSHTHRSRHTSLTPQHSTTTL; via the exons ATGGACGTGTCAGTGCTGGGCAGTGGGAGCGGCTGTTCAGAGGATTGTGGGGTAGGGTCTGGCTGTCTGGAGGACTGTGGGAACCAGAGTGACCGGACTGACTGGGAACCGGACTTCAGTGGGGCTGAGCTGGTGTGTGTGACGGCCGTGTGTGTGCTGCTGCTGGCCCTGGGCATCACAGGAAATATGTTAACCATCCTGGTAGTTTGGCTCCGGCCACACCTGAGAAGCACCACCTACCTCTACCTGAGTAGTATGGCGATCTCCGACCTCCTCATACTGCTACTGATGCCTTTAGATCTATACTACAAG CTGTGGAGGTTCCGGCCCTGGGATCTGGGCGATACAGTGTGTAAGCTGAGTGTGTTCGTCAGTGAGAGTTGTACCTATTCCTCCATCCTCCACATCACCGCCCTTTCTCTGGAGCGCTACCTCGCTGTCTGTCGACCACTCACAGCCAAGACCCTGGTCACACGGACCCGCGTCCGCACTCTCATTGGCTGCCTGTGGGTTGTGGCTGTGATCAGCGCCGGGCCGGTGTTTGCTATGGTGGGGGTAGAGGagctggggggaggagagggggagagcgagtgTCGCTGTACGGACTACGCCGTCTCCTCAGGCCTGCTGGGGGCCATGATGTGGCTCTCCAACCTCTACTTCCTGGTGCCATTGGGCATTCTGGGAGTAGTGTACAGTCTGATCGGCAGGAAGCTGTGGCTCCGCCCACAACGCAGCAGCCGAGACCGTGCCCAGCGACACACCATCAAGATGCTAG gtaTGATCGTGCTGGCGTTTGTTCTGTGTTGGCTGCCGTTCCACGTTGGTCGGACGTTGTTCTCTGTGACTCTGGGCTCCAGCGCTGACATGTACTACGTCTCTCAGTACTTTAACCTGGTCTCCTTTGTATTGTTCTACCTCAGTGCTGCTGTCAACCCTATCCTCTACAACACCATGTCGGCACGCTACCGCCACGCTGTCCGCAGCCTgctgcgctcacacacacactcacacacacaccgctccCGCCACACCTCACTCACGCCACAACACTCTACCACCACCCTGTAa
- the LOC121542726 gene encoding protein phosphatase 1 regulatory subunit 35-like encodes MTRAGSLQQRPLAGCSDPDIRLVPLPAPVPLVPASPLRCPELDLSLPLSPDPPRPNPASLLRGRSHRQVRFASEEPVVVTVIAEPSNDPPPWQRPGHSSSYSKGKGLHGGALRRRARSATNEEAPCEERGGSLPEGAELNTTLALRAELDDMAGAEFNSQKAVQEQLQKSTRTKNSISARVTEGVNVPPSQHLYRALVSVNVEEEELISQALRDRLQLVPPTCSHGNKKEDGPDLQVFFRGDLLREKPLLPGEEMTMPRPKPIPRPAHTTFDLYHRQTCWEAGP; translated from the exons ATGACCAGAGCAGGTTCCCTGCAGCAGCGTCCTCTAGCAGGGTGCAGCGACCCAGACATCCGGCTGGTTCCCCTGCCCGCCCCGGTGCCCCTGGTCCCCGCTAGCCCCCTGCGGTGTCCGGAACTGGACCTGTCCCTTCCCCTCAGCCCCGACCCGCCACGGCCCAATCCGGCTAGCCTGCTGAGAGGACGCAGCCACCGGCAG GTGCGATTTGCCTCCGAGGAGCCTGTGGTTGTCACGGTGATAGCAGAGCCTAGCAACGACCCTCCACCTTGGCAACGCCCTGGACACTCCAGCAGTTACTCAAAGGGCAAAGGACTCCATG GTGGAGCTCTGCGTAGGAGGGCAAGGTCAGCAACCAATGAGGAGGCTCCCTGTGAGGAGAGGGGTGGCAGCCTCCCTGAAGGGGCGGAGTTAAATACTACTCTGGCTCTGAGGGCTGAGCTAGATGACATGGCAGGGGCAGAGTTTAACTCCCAGAAGGCTGTGCAGGAGCAACTGCAGAAGTCAACCAGAACCAAGAACAGCATCAGCGCCCGGGTTACAgagg GGGTGAATGTCCCTCCATCCCAGCACCTCTACAGGGCATTGGTCAGTGtgaatgtggaggaggaggagcttaTCAGCCAGGCTCTACGTGACAGGCTGCAGCTGGTCCCGCCCACATGCAGCCATggcaacaag aAAGAGGACGGTCCTGACCTGCAGGTTTTCTTCAGAGGGGATCTGCTGAGAGAGAAGCCCCTCCTACCAGGGGAGGAGATGACCATGCCACGCCCAAAGCCCATCCCACGACCCGCACACACAACCTTTGACCTCTACCACAGACAAACATGCTGGGAGGCcggaccctga
- the LOC121542725 gene encoding transcription factor SPT20 homolog translates to MRNQRSSVTMEIPQRFRTATKPQRQTTTQPQPQPQTTTQTQPQPQTTTQTQPQPQTTTQTQPKPQTTLQPQHQPETTVQPQPQPQTTTQPQSQPQTTIQPQHQPQTTTQPQPQPQTTTQPQTTTQPEHQLQTATKLQTTTQPQPQPQTPTPPQTTTQPQHQPQTTTKPQTNAQLQPQPQTTSKSQPQPQPQPQHQTLTKELAPLPTWSLCLKGTPSVQNSEAAFLSLLLFCHSGSSSSKIAIDNKIEQAMDLVKSHLMLAVREEVELLRKQINQLSERNAQLERENNILRALRDRHRQ, encoded by the exons ATGAGGAACCAACGCTCATCTGTCACCATGGAGATTCCACAACGCTTTAGGACTGCAACAAAACCTCAACGACAGACCACTACTCAACCCCAACCTCAACCCCAGACCACTACTCAAACCCAACCTCAACCCCAGACCACTACTCAAACCCAACCTCAACCCCAGACCACTACTCAAACCCAACCTAAACCACAGACCACTCTTCAACCCCAACATCAACCCGAGACCACTGTTCAACCCCAACCTCAACCCCAGACCACTACACAACCCCAATCTCAACCACAGACTACTATTCAACCCCAACATCAACCCCAGACCACTACTCAACCCCAacctcaaccgcagaccactaCTCAACCCCAGACCACTACTCAACCCGAACATCAACTGCAGACCGCTACTAAACTCCAGACCACTACTCAACCCCAACCTCAACCCCAGACCCCTACTCCACCGCAGACCACTACTCAACCTCAACATCAACCGCAGACCACTACTAAACCTCAGACCAATGCTCAACTCCAACCTCAACCCCAGACCACTTCTAAGtctcaaccccaaccccaaccccaacctcaACACCAGACCCTGACCAAAGAACTGGCCCCGCTCCCTACCTGGTCGCTGTGTCTGAAGGGTACACCTTCTGTCCAGAACTCTGAGGCAGCCTTCCTGTCCCTGCTGCTCTTCTGCCACAG TGGCTCCAGTAGCAGTAAGATTGCAATTGACAACAAGATTGAGCAAGCCATG GACTTGGTGAAGAGCCACCTGATGTTGGCtgtgagagaggaggtggagctACTGAGGAAGCAGATCAACCAGCTGTCAGAGAGGAACgcccagctggagagagagaacaacatatTGAGAgcactgagagacagacacagacaataa
- the LOC121542727 gene encoding ictacalcin, translated as MSQVQQAMALLIAAFHKYSGKEGDKTTLSKGELKDLLNAELGEIMGKNTDQAKVDKIFKDLDANADGSVDFQEYVTLVACLTMMCNEFFTKK; from the exons ATGTCACAGGTCCAGCAGGCTATGGCATTGCTCATTGCAGCCTTCCACAAGTACTCTGGCAAGGAGGGTGACAAGACGACCCTGAGCAAGGGAGAACTCAAAGATCTGCTCAATGCTGAGCTTGGAGAGATCATGGGG AAAAACACTGACCAGGCAAAGGTTGACAAGATCTTCAAAGATCTGGACGCTAATGCAGACGGCAGTGTGGACTTCCAGGAGTACGTCACACTGGTGGCCTGCCTCACCATGATGTGCAATGAGTTCTTCACCAAGAAGTGA